Proteins encoded together in one Bactrocera neohumeralis isolate Rockhampton chromosome 4, APGP_CSIRO_Bneo_wtdbg2-racon-allhic-juicebox.fasta_v2, whole genome shotgun sequence window:
- the LOC126756064 gene encoding uncharacterized protein LOC126756064: MNNMADEDNNNNNNSDSNNKKVNSNVNCNNSPNCSKSRANASCDAKKIAKNLSNKPSGSAAAGETSKSERCVLCLDEKRSPVRITCGHSFCNECLEVYLSYQKYAWANRCPICRGSLKEQRRSVKRKHSETDHTTDAATMSGNAGASSSQYRPTRRRLHATSATVAAATAAVATATATALSESTVEASAEQIYLLEEFMAIAAETDVFGIANSMGFGNPASATTPTNSASTVSASEAAGEDDDIDLQAAEFEEEVEQGISYSQDDFASDIGDEEGLEEEDNDEEVFGEDIDVEEDEEFEDEEDDGDDDGDDDVNDDESNDLHFFDEYDDENYDDHENYDYDTLDEGDADSIAGSDAYDQLADNNLPTAEYYDVDQNGEDDVLLVDEVIIVD; encoded by the exons ATGAATAATATGGCCGAcgaagataataataataacaataatagcgatagcaataataaaaaagtcaatAGTAATGTAAATTGCAATAATAGTCCTAACTGTAGCAAGAGTCGCGCAAATGCCAGTTGCGATGCTAAGAAAATAGCGAAGAATCTAAGCAATAAGCCCAGTGGCAGCGCTGCCGCTGGTGAGACAAGCAAAAGCGAACGCTGTGTGCTGTGCCTCGATGAGAAGCGCTCGCCGGTACGCATCACGTGCGGTCACTCTTTCTGCAATGAATGTCTGGAGGTCTACTTATCGTACCAGAAGTACGCTTGGGCCAATCGCTGCCCCATATGCCGCGGTTCGTTGAAGGAGCAACGACGTTCA GTTAAGCGAAAACATTCCGAAACGGACCATACGACAGACGCAGCTACAATGTCCGGCAATGCAGGTGCCAGTAGCAGTCAGTACAGGCCCACACGCAGGCGTCTGCATGCCACGTCGGCTACAGTTGCTGCAGCAACAGCCGCTGTGGCCACAGCCACGGCCACGGCGCTATCGGAATCCACCGTGGAGGCATCTGCCGAGCAAATCTACTTGTTGGAGGAGTTTATGGCAATTGCCGCCGAAACGGATGTGTTTGGTATTGCTAACAGCATGGGCTTTGGCAATCCGGCGAGCGCAACCACGCCCACCAATTCAGCATCGACTGTGAGCGCCAGTGAAGCTGCCGGCGAAGACGATGACATTGATTTGCAAGCGGCGGAGTTTGAAGAGGAAGTGGAACAGGGTATAAGTTATAGCCAAGACGACTTCGCATCCGATATTGGTGATGAGGAAGGCTTAGAGGAGGAGGACAATGATGAAGAGGTCTTTGGCGAGGACATTGATGTGGAAGAAGATGAAGAATTCGAGGATGAAGAAGACGATGGCGATGACGATGGCGATGACGATGTCAATGATGATGAATCAAATGATCTACACTTTTTCGATGAGTACGACGATGAAAACTATGATGATCATGAAAACTATGACTATGACACATTAGATGAAGGTGATGCCGACAGCATTGCTGGTAGCGATGCTTACGACCAGCTGGCAGACAACAATCTACCGACGGCCGAGTATTATGATGTGGATCAGAATGGAGAAGATGATGTACTGCTAGTCGACGAAGTAATTATTGTAGACTGA